Proteins encoded together in one Ciona intestinalis chromosome 3, KH, whole genome shotgun sequence window:
- the LOC100182299 gene encoding putative GPI-anchored protein pfl2, translating to MATRLEPPARDDNGLWSLAAACGVFRDSRRNEQHSPMLPPIDAQFHGEASDHESLVNSSSPHSGSNLSSGTRLSESPEFATNVDRCGNVRFYSDISKCCDIDRQNLVKPTIPSDWATPASSCSSASQSYDSFTYCSPTLPTHRGTSIAPKSASVVADLTTSKPTNFLQSSRASLFPLLSALNPKSENCESTTNPGRPHEHALKEGNSKHSVFGRKVQSGQNKLSKPTSKEGLTGTRPSSNTIKTGTAELQSSADSGTRKSNKTKRNLKNSEKKSLPPNTQTPGSTNTRAPEAQTATATSSTFDAADAAQALLGLSEGFLTMSKSTTSSPVFAEENPRKFGFINPTACAEGTRTTTSPAISPQNLPPPLQQLTKCVSDFGKETCVGPHMEENGEMRIAITEGASPKDPSKSVPESPTADQFPRFHFKKVICRKFAESLDRPCDESLPKTCTGTPPDKIVISDAISQNGRLIPSAGSNETALRTKQRERNRNQATQDNKKQKNKVQHAETTLKTSEKSKLLNSVSELEKCESTEIVGGTKSKTFADVIKTKPNKSSHSSKRDNHALDHHSNLYRVSCSVGSSNESLNKSCDETDEAEESDSTSVYTSESEDEEEETQSDQEDKNKTNLQLSSGNGDIQKRKHFTLSEAKFSLPTRNTTETKAVFAGVLQRKFGISSASRGNFSLPDSAPSSVCTSAPFNLPPDKSKSGFGSVRIKKATFTFSTRTENNNPHKFPQMGGDGHSRTSALGKCPLTFRGARSSSENGEGRSWNANDDLTTFGALADGASFKTLSCEKKHKSQHRESWSEASNSRITYDKRRLPRPNARSPALEAPQATKSKSGQKRRSTDKKADKKHTSKDTRAENILESDNFGSYEQKGHHTSGQFREELSRVSKKSRKDKPATACRIAPYQQESSSVTDSTDTMTSRASSRQSSLAGDDEVVAKKSKKRNRDVERSEKRSRKKHRKRHHSANPLCRPEDESSRINSVTPRQTPGFQLLSCFPAPASLTAGLAKGELVPSYGATAQHRCPRLPAQWQKGSDVVELKQKKQRERWKSMTLDMFCMGSL from the coding sequence ATGGCGACACGGCTTGAGCCGCCCGCACGGGATGACAACGGACTTTGGAGCTTAGCCGCCGCCTGCGGTGTGTTCCGCGACTCCCGCCGAAACGAGCAACATTCCCCGATGTTGCCGCCCATTGACGCGCAGTTTCACGGCGAAGCAAGCGACCACGAAAGTTTAGTGAACAGCAGCTCGCCCCATTCAGGTTCGAATCTCTCATCCGGCACTCGACTGTCTGAATCCCCTGAATTTGCCACGAACGTCGATCGATGCGGAAACGTTCGGTTTTACAGCGACATCTCTAAGTGTTGCGACATTGACCGCCAGAATCTCGTCAAACCCACAATACCAAGTGATTGGGCAACTCCTGCATCAAGCTGCTCATCCGCAAGCCAAAGTTACGATTCGTTCACGTACTGTTCCCCCACACTGCCTACCCACCGCGGGACTTCCATTGCTCCAAAATCCGCATCTGTCGTGGCAGACTTGACGACAAGCAAACCTACCAATTTCCTGCAAAGCTCCCGGGCCAGTCTGTTTCCGCTTTTAAGTGCACTGAATCCCAAATCGGAAAACTGTGAATCAACCACCAACCCCGGGCGACCTCATGAACACGCTTTAAAAGAAGGTAATTCTAAGCATTCGGTTTTCGGCCGCAAAGTCCAAAGTGGTCAAAACAAGTTGTCGAAACCGACAAGCAAAGAAGGTCTTACTGGCACGCGCCCAAGCTCAAATACGATCAAGACTGGTACCGCAGAGTTACAATCATCAGCTGACAGCGGCACAAGGAAGTCGAACAAAACAAAACGCAACCTCAAGAACAGTGAGAAAAAATCACTCCCGCCAAACACACAAACCCCTGGTTCAACTAACACGCGTGCACCTGAAGCGCAAACTGCGACAGCAACCAGCTCTACGTTTGATGCGGCCGATGCTGCACAGGCGTTGTTGGGCCTCAGTGAAGGTTTCTTGACAATGAGTAAGTCGACCACATCTAGCCCTGTGTTTGCAGAAGAGAATCCAAGAAAATTCGGGTTTATAAACCCCACTGCGTGTGCAGAGGGTACTCGAACCACAACCTCTCCGGCCATTTCTCCGCAAAATCTTCCGCCGCCTCTTCAACAGTTGACAAAATGCGTCTCAGATTTCGGCAAAGAAACTTGTGTTGGCCCGCATATGGAAGAAAATGGCGAAATGCGAATTGCAATTACGGAGGGCGCTTCTCCTAAAGATCCAAGTAAGTCTGTACCAGAATCCCCCACCGCTGACCAGTTTCCCCGTTTTCACTTCAAAAAGGTGATATGCCGCAAGTTTGCTGAATCGTTAGATCGGCCATGCGATGAAAGTTTACCGAAAACCTGCACCGGAACGCCCCCAGATAAAATTGTAATATCCGATGCTATTTCACAAAATGGCCGACTGATACCAAGCGCTGGTTCTAACGAAACAGCTCTACGTACGAAACAACGAGAACGTAACAGAAACCAAGCAACACAGGACAACAAAAAGCAAAAGAATAAAGTACAGCATGCCGAAACAACTCTGAAAACAAGCGAGAAGTCAAAACTGTTGAATTCGGTGAGCGAACTTGAAAAATGCGAATCAACTGAAATAGTTGGCGGcacaaaatcaaaaacttttgctgatgttataaaaacaaagcctAATAAATCATCTCATTCCAGCAAACGGGATAATCATGCGCTTGATCATCATAGTAACTTATACCGAGTGTCGTGCTCCGTTGGTTCTTCTAATGAGTCGTTAAATAAATCTTGTGATGAAACCGACGAAGCTGAAGAAAGTGATTCAACCAGTGTGTATACGAGCGAGAGCGAAGATGAGGAAGAGGAGACGCAATCAGATCAGgaggataaaaataaaacgaacCTCCAACTGTCAAGTGGGAACGGAGATATCCAGAAGCGCAAACATTTTACGTTGAGTGAGGCCAAGTTTTCGTTGCCAACACGAAACACAACCGAAACAAAAGCAGTTTTCGCTGGAGTTTTGCAGCGAAAATTTGGTATAAGTAGCGCTAGTCGTGGCAATTTTTCCCTCCCCGATTCCGCCCCATCATCTGTGTGTACATCAGCTCCATTCAACCTCCCACCAGATAAGTCAAAGTCTGGTTTCGGTTCTGTTCGTATCAAGAAAGCAACTTTCACGTTTTCCACTCGCACGGAGAACAATAATCCGCACAAGTTCCCACAAATGGGAGGCGATGGTCATTCTCGCACTTCCGCACTTGGGAAGTGTCCTCTCACATTCAGAGGAGCAAGAAGCTCATCCGAAAACGGCGAAGGCAGAAGCTGGAACGCCAATGACGACTTGACTACATTTGGAGCATTGGCTGACGGAgcttcatttaaaacattgtcgtgtgaaaaaaaacacaagtccCAGCATCGTGAATCGTGGTCGGAGGCAAGCAATAGTCGTATTACATACGATAAGCGTCGTTTGCCTAGACCGAACGCCAGATCCCCGGCCCTGGAAGCCCCGCAAGCAACAAAGTCAAAGTCGGGACAGAAGCGGAGAAGCACCGACAAGAAGGCTGATAAGAAACATACATCCAAAGACACGCGGGCCGAAAACATTTTGGAATCCGATAATTTCGGTTCTTATGAACAGAAAGGCCATCACACCTCGGGACAGTTTCGTGAAGAGTTGTCAAGGGTTTCCAAAAAATCTCGAAAAGACAAACCTGCGACTGCTTGTCGCATCGCACCGTATCAACAGGAAAGCAGTAGCGTCACCGATTCCACAGATACCATGACGTCACGAGCCTCTTCCAGACAATCCTCTTTAGCTGGTGATGACGAAGTTGTTGCAAAGAAATCAAAGAAAAGAAACCGTGACGTCGAACGCTCCGAAAAGCGCTCGcgaaaaaaacacagaaaacgCCACCATTCAGCGAACCCGCTGTGCAGGCCAGAGGACGAATCGTCCAGAATAAACTCAGTGACTCCGAGGCAAACGCCCGGGTTTCAACTACTTTCTTGTTTTCCGGCCCCTGCGTCACTGACAGCTGGTTTAGCAAAGGGCGAGTTAGTGCCAAGCTACGGTGCAACTGCCCAACACCGGTGTCCAAGGTTACCTGCACAGTGGCAGAAGGGTTCAGATGTGGTCgaactaaaacaaaagaaacagCGGGAACGTTGGAAAAGCATGACCTTGGATATGTTTTGTATGGGCAGCTTGTAA
- the LOC100187168 gene encoding prolyl endopeptidase produces the protein MALFKYPEPRKDESAIENYHGTKISDPYKWMEDPDCEETKSFVAAQNEISIPYLKECSVRNQFEERLTELYNYPKYSCPKKRGSKYFYFLNTGLQNQSVMYVQDSLDSEPKVFFDPNKLSDDGTISLSRYSFSEDGSKFCYGLSQSGSDWVTLKFKDVESGEDMEDVLNRVKFSCMSWTHDGKGLFYNSYLEQKGKADGTETTSNVDQKLFYHRIGEKQESDILCAEFPENPKWMSGAEISDDGNYIILQVSRGCDPVNQLWYADIREMGGQITKGFTWVKLVDNFDAEYDYITNGENVFTFKTNLDAPKYKLITIDINNPDMKNWRNLIPEHEKDVLEWTACVNQNKLVVCYLRDVKSVLELRHLADGSLIKQLPLDVGSVVGYSGRKDQDEIFYMFMSFLTPGVIYRYDFNDQKPEPKVFRRIEVKGFNPDLFTTKQVFYASKDGTKIPMFIVHKKDIELTGDHPTLLYGYGGFSISITPSYSVSRVIFMQNLGGLIAVANIRGGGEYGETWHKAGSVRNKQNCFDDFQSAAQFLTDNKYTRPSKLTINGGSNGGLLVGACINQRPELFGCAVAQVGVMDMLKFHKYTIGHAWTTDYGCSDDCDDFNCLVKYSPLHNVKSVPSYPSLLLLTGDHDDRVVPHHSLKYIATLQDLVGRSPDQRNPLLIRVDTKSGHGSGKPTSKIIEEASDMYGFIARCVEAHWSD, from the exons ATGGCTTTATTCAAATACCCTGAGCCACGCAAAGATGAAAGTGCTATTGAAAACTACCATGGTACCAAG ATTTCTGATCCTTACAAATGGATGGAGGATCCAGATTGTGAAGAAACCAAATCATTTGTGGCGGCTCAGAATGAGATCTCCATACCATATCTGAAGGAATGTTCAGTGCGCAATCAGTTTGAAGAAAG ACTTACAGAGCTTTACAACTACCCAAAGTACTCGTGTCCAAAGAAAAGGGGGAGCAAATATTTCTACTTTTTAAACACTGGACTACAAAACCAAAG TGTGATGTATGTACAAGATTCCCTGGATTCTGAACccaaagtattttttgatCCAAACAAGTTATCTGACGATGGAACTATTTCTTTGAGTCGATATTCTTTCTCTGAAGATGGAAGTAAATTTTGTTACGGTTTAAGCCAAAGTGGTTCAGATTGGGTTACATTAAAG TTTAAAGATGTTGAGAGCGGTGAGGATATGGAAGATGTGTTGAATCGCGTGAAGTTTAGTTGCATGTCATGGACACATGATGGAAAGGGGTTGTTTTATAAT tccTATTTAGAACAGAAGGGGAAAGCTGATGGAACAGAAACAACTTCGAATGTTGATCAGAAG TTATTTTACCATCGGATAGGAGAAAAACAAGAGAGCGATATACTTTGTGCTGAATTCCCTGAAAATCCTAAATGGATGAG TGGTGCTGAAATATCAGATGATGGAAATTACATCATCTTGCAAGTTTCAAGAGGTTGTGACCCAGTGAACCAACTATGGTACGCGGATATCAGGGAAATGGGGGGGCAGATTACAAAAGGCTTCACCTGGGTGAAACTTGTCGATAACTTTGATGCAGAATATGAT TACATCACCAATGGGGAAAATGTCTTCACTTTCAAAACGAACCTTGATGCTCCAAAATACAAACTCATCACAATTGATATCAATAATCCTGATATG aAAAATTGGAGAAATCTTATTCCCGAGCATGAGAAAGATGTGCTTGAGTGGACAGCTTGTGTGAACCAGAATAAACTGGTTGTGTGTTACTTGCGTGATGTTAAA AGCGTCTTGGAACTACGCCACCTCGCGGACGGCTCTCTCATAAAACAGTTGCCGCTAGATGTCGGTAGTGTTGTAGGTTATTCTGGCAGGAAAGATCAGGATGAGATTTTCTATATGTTCATGTCGTTTCTCACACCAGGTGTTATCTATCGTTATGACTTCAACGACCAGAAGCCAGAACCGAAG GTTTTCCGCAGAATTGAAGTGAAAGGTTTCAACCCCGACCTTTTTACTACGAAGCAAGTGTTCTATGCAAGTAAAGACGGGACGAAAATACCGATGTTTATTGTTCATAAAAAG GACATTGAACTGACCGGTGACCACCCTACACTATTATACGGCTATGGTGGATTCAGTATTTCTATCACACCAAGTTACAGTGTGTCCAGGGTGATATTTATGCAGAATCTCGGTGGTTTAATCGCTGTTGCAAACATAAGGGGTGGCGG tGAATACGGCGAGACATGGCACAAAGCTGGTTCGGtcagaaataaacaaaattgtttcgACGATTTTCAATCGGCTGCACAGTTTCTTACAGACAACAAATATACTCGTCCAAGCAA ACTGACTATAAACGGTGGTTCGAACGGCGGGTTGTTAGTAGGAGCTTGTATTAACCAACGACCAGAATTATTCGGGTGCGCTGTAGCTCAAGTCGG TGTAATGGATATGCTGAAGTTTCACAAATACACCATCGGTCATGCGTGGACGACAGATTACGGATGTTCTGATGATTGTGACGACTTTAACTGCTTGGTAAA GTACTCCCCCTTGCACAACGTAAAgtctgtcccatcttacccatcCTTGCTGCTACTCACGGGCGACCACGACGACCGTGTTGTCCCCCACCACTCGCTTAAATATATCGCAACCCTGCAAGACCTCGTGGGGAGATCCCCCGACCAGAGAAACCCGCTGTTAATTCGTGTGGATACGAAGTCGGGACATGGCAGTGGAAAACCTACATCGAAAATT ATTGAAGAAGCTTCCGACATGTACGGGTTCATTGCTCGATGTGTGGAAGCTCACTGGAGTGATTAG
- the LOC100179971 gene encoding putative gamma-glutamylcyclotransferase CG2811: MHLVYVYGTLKTGFPNHYLISDPENGIANFLYEASTVEKFALVVGSPFHVPFLLQNTNHGKGNVITGELYEVDDEMLKTLDKLENHPTLYLRSKIQVKRNTESDVIECDAYLLTNYKLELLTLPMLTSYNITTSSSYISPQERSSSETLKSVKLPN; this comes from the exons ATGCATCTAGTTTATGTGTATGGaactttaaaaacaggatTTCCAAACCATTACTTAATTTCTGATCCTGAAAATGGGATTGCTAATTTCTTATACGAAGCAAGCACCGTAGAAAAGTTCGCTTTGGTAGTTGGGTCTCCGTTTCACGTCCcgtttttgttgcaaaacacAAACCATGGAAAAGGAAAT GTTATAACTGGCGAGTTGTACGAAGTGGACGACGAAATGCTCAAGACTTTGGACAAACTTGAAAATCATCCAAC ATTATACTTACGCAGCAAGATACAAGTGAAACGAAATACTGAAAGTGATGTGATAGAATGTGATGCATACCTGCTTACTAACTACAAGCTTGAATTACTTACTTTACCAATGCTTACTTCATATAATATTACCACATCAAGTAGTTATATATCACCCCAGGAGAGATCATCAAGTGAAACATTGAAATCTGTAAAATTACCCAATTAA
- the LOC494401 gene encoding uncharacterized protein LOC494401 isoform X2 codes for MTVIALKRRIAERTLTFVLCVFIYYPFFIFGMLMTYLARLTCMFKIWTGIGYKEYGKLGNISRKNPISDIIEVSTKEELSFIKHRSPTYLYRMSVWTARELSKYLLRGQTTGLISEQDLCYSLLCSVFAHSLTWEKDSEMYRMKMEGFDDFYLFRGFYWDAREVWFSKDCTKMKLVFTGDREISWPCEGKQMAEWKLAKLHAQVCLTYYAPGLSHNHVHFVFPSSMTMVIKRYLKPTSFLFRFLKPFFQFTERINHQALNVCKATNNKRSILDRHFFFWQPIPITVEQFVEGVAKKCHQYYHSNHAQHKKEKETNQELPAHCNFPPPYVSDPKLQEIPYLRFLAVYYDVIRKFVAAVAPLIDRTEWESVSKIMETHVPGFRDASMVDCIASFVHQVAIVHYCDHETFLRFFARQFGCMAIRSPYEPWSNIYHWDTIVGENPEVKYVKEFRDNPVKLLRSRDIMRTRCFQNVFVDFIPDWSLDLRLISTKHKFNPQTEQSAIEASRQWKLNLKDLDSQLSQTEPPIVVPLPPPDAIDSYTESRGGAGEGELGRSTNMQLIPVNQMIRSVCF; via the exons atgactgtcattgctctTAAG AGACGAATAGCAGAAAGGACTCTCACATTTGTACTATGCGTCTTCATCTACTATCCGTTTTTCATCTTCGGCATGCTCATGACCTACTTGGCTCGTCTTACCtgcatgtttaaaatatggacAGGGATCGGTTACAAAGAATACGGAAAGCTTGGAAATATCAGCAGGAAAAATCCG ATCAGCGATATTATTGAAGTTTCTACAAAGGAAGAACTGTCGTTCATAAAACATAGAAGTCCAACCTATCTGTACCGAATGTCTGTGTGGACGGCCCGAGAG CTTTCGAAATACCTACTTCGCGGTCAAACTACTGGCCTTATATCCGAGCAAGACCTTTGCTACTCACTGCTCTGCAGCGTCTTTGCACATTCTCTCACATGGGAGAAAGACAGTGAGATGTACAGGATGAAAATGGAAGGTTTTGACGATTTCTACTTGTTCAGG gGGTTTTATTGGGACGCTAGAGAAGTGTGGTTTAGCAAAGACTGTACAAAGATGAAGCTCGTATTCACTGGTGATCGGGAAATATCGTGGCCTTGCGAAGGAAAGCAGATGGCCGAGTGGAAACTAGCAAAGCTACATGCTCAA GTGTGCTTGACTTACTATGCACCCGGGCTTTCACACAACCATGTTCACTTCGTCTTCCCCTCTAGTATGACAATGGTGATCAAGCGATATCTCAAACCCACAAGTTTCCTCTTCcgatttttaaaaccattttttcagTTCACTGAGAGAATCAACCATCAG GCATTGAACGTTTGCAAGGCAACGAACAACAAGAGGTCGATCCTAGACAGACATTTCTTCTTTTGGCAGCCGATCCCCATCACAGTTGAGCAGTTTGTTGAAGGAGTTGCCAAGAAATGCCACCAGTACTATCACTCAAACCACGCTCAacataaaaaggaaaaa GAAACAAACCAAGAGCTTCCAGCTCATTGCaacttccccccaccctatgtGTCTGACCCCAAGCTACAAGAAATACCCTACCTACGGTTTCTGGCTGTCTACTATGATGTAATACGGAAGTTCGTTGCAGCAGTTGCTCCATTAATTGACCGCACAGAATGGGAGTCAGTGTCCAAGATAATGGAGACTCATGTCCCCGGGTTTCGTGACGCTAGCATGGTAGATTGTATCGCATCCTTCGTACACCAG GTTGCTATCGTGCATTATTGCGATCATGAGACTTTCCTTCGATTCTTTGCCCGCCAGTTCGGCTGCATGGCGATCAGAAGTCCGTATGAGCCATGGTCCAATATTTACCATTGGGACACCATAGTTGGGGAAAACCCAGAGGTGAAATACGTCAAGGAATTCAGGGACAACCCGGTCAAGCTACTCAGGTCTCGTGATATCATGAGAACAAG ATGCTTTCAAAATGTGTTCGTGGATTTTATCCCGGATTGGAGCTTAGACCTTCGTCTTATTTCAACCAAACACAAGTTTAATCCCCAAACCGAGCAATCCGCTATCGAAGCATCTCGCCAATGGAAACTGAACCTAAAAGATCTCGATTCTCAACTTTCCCAAACCGAGCCTCCAATTGTCGTGCCACTTCCGCCACCGGATGCGATTGATTCCTACACAGAGTCGCGTGGTGGCGCTGGAGAGGGAGAGCTAGGAAGGTCAACCAACATGCAGCTCATCCCGGTCAACCAGATGATTAGGTCTGTGTGTTTCTAA
- the LOC494401 gene encoding uncharacterized protein LOC494401 isoform X1 yields MASMKSTKQLGSITFKRNMQRRIAERTLTFVLCVFIYYPFFIFGMLMTYLARLTCMFKIWTGIGYKEYGKLGNISRKNPISDIIEVSTKEELSFIKHRSPTYLYRMSVWTARELSKYLLRGQTTGLISEQDLCYSLLCSVFAHSLTWEKDSEMYRMKMEGFDDFYLFRGFYWDAREVWFSKDCTKMKLVFTGDREISWPCEGKQMAEWKLAKLHAQVCLTYYAPGLSHNHVHFVFPSSMTMVIKRYLKPTSFLFRFLKPFFQFTERINHQALNVCKATNNKRSILDRHFFFWQPIPITVEQFVEGVAKKCHQYYHSNHAQHKKEKETNQELPAHCNFPPPYVSDPKLQEIPYLRFLAVYYDVIRKFVAAVAPLIDRTEWESVSKIMETHVPGFRDASMVDCIASFVHQVAIVHYCDHETFLRFFARQFGCMAIRSPYEPWSNIYHWDTIVGENPEVKYVKEFRDNPVKLLRSRDIMRTRCFQNVFVDFIPDWSLDLRLISTKHKFNPQTEQSAIEASRQWKLNLKDLDSQLSQTEPPIVVPLPPPDAIDSYTESRGGAGEGELGRSTNMQLIPVNQMIRSVCF; encoded by the exons ATGGCGTCAATGAAAAGTACAAAACAACTTGGGAGTATAACCTTTAAACGAAACATGCAGAGACGAATAGCAGAAAGGACTCTCACATTTGTACTATGCGTCTTCATCTACTATCCGTTTTTCATCTTCGGCATGCTCATGACCTACTTGGCTCGTCTTACCtgcatgtttaaaatatggacAGGGATCGGTTACAAAGAATACGGAAAGCTTGGAAATATCAGCAGGAAAAATCCG ATCAGCGATATTATTGAAGTTTCTACAAAGGAAGAACTGTCGTTCATAAAACATAGAAGTCCAACCTATCTGTACCGAATGTCTGTGTGGACGGCCCGAGAG CTTTCGAAATACCTACTTCGCGGTCAAACTACTGGCCTTATATCCGAGCAAGACCTTTGCTACTCACTGCTCTGCAGCGTCTTTGCACATTCTCTCACATGGGAGAAAGACAGTGAGATGTACAGGATGAAAATGGAAGGTTTTGACGATTTCTACTTGTTCAGG gGGTTTTATTGGGACGCTAGAGAAGTGTGGTTTAGCAAAGACTGTACAAAGATGAAGCTCGTATTCACTGGTGATCGGGAAATATCGTGGCCTTGCGAAGGAAAGCAGATGGCCGAGTGGAAACTAGCAAAGCTACATGCTCAA GTGTGCTTGACTTACTATGCACCCGGGCTTTCACACAACCATGTTCACTTCGTCTTCCCCTCTAGTATGACAATGGTGATCAAGCGATATCTCAAACCCACAAGTTTCCTCTTCcgatttttaaaaccattttttcagTTCACTGAGAGAATCAACCATCAG GCATTGAACGTTTGCAAGGCAACGAACAACAAGAGGTCGATCCTAGACAGACATTTCTTCTTTTGGCAGCCGATCCCCATCACAGTTGAGCAGTTTGTTGAAGGAGTTGCCAAGAAATGCCACCAGTACTATCACTCAAACCACGCTCAacataaaaaggaaaaa GAAACAAACCAAGAGCTTCCAGCTCATTGCaacttccccccaccctatgtGTCTGACCCCAAGCTACAAGAAATACCCTACCTACGGTTTCTGGCTGTCTACTATGATGTAATACGGAAGTTCGTTGCAGCAGTTGCTCCATTAATTGACCGCACAGAATGGGAGTCAGTGTCCAAGATAATGGAGACTCATGTCCCCGGGTTTCGTGACGCTAGCATGGTAGATTGTATCGCATCCTTCGTACACCAG GTTGCTATCGTGCATTATTGCGATCATGAGACTTTCCTTCGATTCTTTGCCCGCCAGTTCGGCTGCATGGCGATCAGAAGTCCGTATGAGCCATGGTCCAATATTTACCATTGGGACACCATAGTTGGGGAAAACCCAGAGGTGAAATACGTCAAGGAATTCAGGGACAACCCGGTCAAGCTACTCAGGTCTCGTGATATCATGAGAACAAG ATGCTTTCAAAATGTGTTCGTGGATTTTATCCCGGATTGGAGCTTAGACCTTCGTCTTATTTCAACCAAACACAAGTTTAATCCCCAAACCGAGCAATCCGCTATCGAAGCATCTCGCCAATGGAAACTGAACCTAAAAGATCTCGATTCTCAACTTTCCCAAACCGAGCCTCCAATTGTCGTGCCACTTCCGCCACCGGATGCGATTGATTCCTACACAGAGTCGCGTGGTGGCGCTGGAGAGGGAGAGCTAGGAAGGTCAACCAACATGCAGCTCATCCCGGTCAACCAGATGATTAGGTCTGTGTGTTTCTAA
- the LOC100184672 gene encoding nucleolar complex protein 4 homolog B, which produces MKAKSISSLVEGVIAKRKNANDLVLIIENITVTSKASLVLEAISGAHEIFVHLFESDNVSLQPDSDKCVTTTEKYKAWTNEQYHSYFDCLLACFAHGDQSVRKSALETCAKIIQCYGYYCCTSAIRLSVPEELVKKVTKCLLLQNECFDELLQLLIREFFKYGDIRYFVMRSLSTILSDVYNVDDQQKNNCLVLLESVTSLMPKEDSACLNSYILAYESKLHPISEEIRDKFMTEPPFQISQHRKRFGQMWLEFLKLPLSGSHVKRVLVILHASLVPNFSQPRLLADFLINTYNRGGGLSLLSLHGLFVLMHNYNLDYPDFYTNLYTLLHPRIFSTKYKARFFHLLDLFLSSTHIPSYMVAAFVKKLSRLSLIAPPHSINTMVNMILNLMRRHPSIRHMIHCTDKEHATITTDPYIENEKDPALCKAAESSLWELHTLKHHYCPKIAKLASAKSLGTKETDIHENLEDNYKDFFDEVVKKEFKEIPMNYTQPNTLFFGQEDETMNLWTGI; this is translated from the coding sequence ATGAAGGCTAAGAGTATATCGTCTCTCGTTGAAGGTGTAATTGCAAAGAGAAAAAATGCAAACGACCTGGTCTTGATCATTGAGAATATAACTGTGACATCCAAAGCATCTTTAGTCTTAGAAGCAATTTCAGGTGCTCATGAAATATTTGTGCATTTATTTGAATCTGACAATGTAAGTCTACAACCTGACAGTGATAAATGTGTGACAACcacagaaaaatataaagcatGGACAAATGAACAATATCATTCATACTTTGATTGCTTGTTGGCTTGCTTCGCACATGGGGACCAATCTGTCCGCAAAAGCGCTTTAGAAACTTGTGCAAAGATTATACAATGTTATGGGTACTACTGTTGTACTTCAGCTATAAGGCTTAGTGTTCCAGAAGAACTTGTAAAAAAGGTCACAAAATGTCTGTTGCTGCAGAACGAGTGTTTTGATGAGCTGCTTCAACTTTTAATTCGGGAGTTTTTTAAGTATGGTGATATTAGATACTTTGTAATGAGAAGTTTATCAACAATTCTATCTGATGTTTACAATGTTGATGATCAACAGAAAAATAACTGCTTGGTTTTGTTGGAAAGCGTTACATCACTGATGCCTAAAGAAGACAGTGCTTGTTTAAATTCCTACATACTCGCATATGAAAGTAAACTGCATCCTATTTCAGAAGAAATAAGGGACAAATTTATGACTGAGCCCCCATTTCAAATATCACAACATCGTAAACGCTTTGGTCAAATGTGGCTTGAATTTCTGAAGCTGCCACTCTCTGGTTCTCATGTGAAAAGGGTTTTGGTTATTTTACACGCATCATTGGTTCCTAACTTTTCCCAGCCACGATTGTTAGCAGACTTTCTCATCAACACATACAACCGGGGTGGTGGGCTTTCATTGCTATCCCTGCATGGTTTATTTGTCCTCATGCATAATTATAACCTTGATTATCCTGACTTTTATACGAACCTCTACACGTTGCTTCACCCAAGAATATTTTCTACCAAGTACAAAGCAAGATTCTTTCATCTGTTGGATTTATTTCTGTCATCCACACATATACCATCATACATGGTTGCTGCTTTTGTTAAGAAACTTTCCCGTCTCAGTCTTATTGCTCCTCCACATAGTATAAATACCATGGTGAACATGATACTTAACTTGATGAGAAGACACCCAAGCATACGACATATGATTCACTGCACTGACAAGGAGCATGCAACCATTACCACGGACCCATATATTGAAAATGAAAAGGACCCAGCACTTTGCAAAGCCGCTGAAAGTTCCCTGTGGGAGCTACACACCCTTAAACACCATTACTGCCcaaaaattgcaaaacttGCTTCGGCTAAATCACTTGGTACAAAAGAAACCGACATTCATGAAAATTTGGAGGATAAttacaaagatttttttgatgaagttgtaaaaaaagaatttaaagaaATTCCTATGAACTACACACAACCTAATACTTTGTTCTTTGGTCAAGAAGATGAGACAATGAATTTGTGGACAGgaatttaa